AAATCCAGTTTGACGAGAATGGCGACCCTGCAGCAATGTATGACCTGGTTAACTGGCAGCTGAGACCGAATGGCGAAATTGAGTTTGTCACTATTGGCAAGTTTGATGAGACGACCACAGGTGGAAAGCAAAAGCTCCAAATCCAGGAACAGAATATTGTTTGGAACGGCAACAAGACAAATGTAGGGATCTCAAAAAAATTATAATGTGAATAGCATTTAGTGcattaatattttcatcatgTGACTGTGTTTTGACCAGTGTAGTGTGTGATTTCTTTGTTGCTTAGATCCCCTTGTCAGTATGCAGCAGCATTTGTCCTCCAGGCACCCGGAAGGCAATCAGACCTAACTTCCCTATCTGCTGCCATGATTGTGTGGTCTGTACAGCTGGGGAGATTAGCAATCAGACTGGTGATGGAAGGCTACTTTTTTTCTactacaatatatttttaaatctgacCTACAGTTTCAGTGTAGCAGCTAAAGCCTCCCTGTTTTTTCTGTAGATGCCATAGACTGTGCGCGCTGCTTACCGGAGTTCTGGTCCAATGCTGAGAGGACAGCCTGTGTCCCAAAACAGGTTGAGTTCCTCTCATTTAGCGACACCATGGGTATCACCCTGATGGCTATATCCCTCATCGGCTCTTTCTGCACCTGTGTTGTGGTCTTCATATTCTCCTATCACAGAACCACCCCTATCGTAAGAGCCAACAACTCTGACCTGAGCTTCCTGCTGCTCTTCTCCTTGactttgtgtttcctttgttCTCTGACCTTCATAGGCCAGCCCTCTGAGTGGTCCTGCATGCTGCGCCACACAGCATTTGGGATCACTTTTGTGCTCTGTATCTCTTGTATTTTGGAGAAAACTATAGTGGTGTTAATGGCCTTCAAGGCTACACTTCCAGGCAGTAAAGTCATGAGATGGTTTGGGCTTGCACAGCAAAAAGCAATCATTACTTTTTGCACACTGGTCCAGGTGAGGACTACTGACTCTTTGTGTACTTTGAGCAATTAGATGAACATTCAacttttataataaaatatatctcCCCTTATACAGGTAATCATCTGCATAGTGTGGCTGGTTGTTGCTCCTCCCACTCCACGCCAGCTGATGCCACGCGAGAGCGCCATTGTCATTCTCTTGTGTGATGAAGGTTCCCACATAGCATTTGCTTTGGTTTTGGGCTACATTGGCCTGCTGGCCTGCCTCTGTCTTCTCTTGGCCTTCCTGGCAAGGAAACTCCCAGATAATTTCAATGAGGCCAGGCTCATTGCCTTCAGCATGCTCATTTTCTGTGCAGTGTGGGTAGCTTTTATCCCCGCCTACATCAGCTCTCCAGGAAAGTACTCCACAGCCACTGAGGTGTTTGCTATACTGGCCTCCAGTTATGGACTGCTGGGCTGCATATTTGCCCCAAAGTGCTACATAATCCTACTAAGacctgaaaaaaacacaaagaaacatttgatgTCCAAAGTTGCGACTGACAAATTTTAGGAAATCATCTTTAATCCATGCACATTATATGCACTTCTtccaaatgtttatttttccttttatcaaatgaatatatatatatacatatatatgttgAACTCACTTCATATAAAATTTGTAATTGTGTTAACATATTGTAAACAGTAGGAGAAAGTAGAAGGGTTTTAAGCCTTTTGACCATGATTATGAAgacttactgtacattttacCACCAGGTGGTAGCAGTGTGCTGTTAATGTTGCCTGTCATTCATCATGTcccattaaaataaacacaaccaTACTATTGTACATAACATCATATCATACACTGGATACCTTTTTCCACTCTTACACTACTGTAACATCTTATCTTTGTTGTAGTTATAGATCTACTTCAACTTATGTAATTCATTTGGTTAATGGTGTACAACTAAACatacaaagaaacagaaacagaaacagaaacagtgcCAAAAACAGCACATCATCATCTAGGGTGTGATCCCCTTCAACCCCCAATTCAAGCCAAATAATGGTTATACAGCCAAAAATTTACAAAGAACATGAACAACCAAaccaaatagttttttttctttttttcaagcAACATGACACTCCTTTGACACTCGTCATTGGAAATGTGAAGGACAGCTCAGTGCTAGATTTGAAAGGGATTTGGCAGCAGCGTCCATGCTGATTTGACCTGAGATAGAATGATGAGGCCCGGGGTCTCTGAGGTATGCTCTGTGGAAATCCCAGCTGTCATTGGTTAATTAAATCCTCATACTCCAGAGGCCTTTACATATAAACATCACGCCTGGCTGTTCCGTACAATAACAAACTAAAATGTCAGACATTTTCCCAGCTTTCCACAGCTGCTCTCGAGCTAACATTGATTAAGCAGCACTGATTGATCTGTTGTTCCTCCCAAGGCAGAGGAATAAATTGGAAGACAAAGAGACGTTGGGTCTCAAAGGTtcatcagagacagacaggaggaaaagGTGGTGGGTGGAGCAGATGGACAGCAGTATTTTATTGGCACTGTATTACTCAATTTATTTCCAACTTTCTCTCTACTTCCACTTTGCATTTTTAtctcttctctgtcctctgtcttgCATTACAAATTTCAATGACTATAAAACAGTAGGATTGATTTCTCTTCATAGTGCacagtctgtgtctgtttcatttcaaagagTAATCCTTCTCATCATAGAACTATTTGCTTGATTTAATTAAGAAAACCAGAATAGATGATCTCCATTCGAggattaaataattaattttggTTTGAATGAGAAAACATTGCTCTGTAATTTCTTCAATAAAATGAATGGGCCATCAAAATCTcaagcacacatgcaaaaaGAAGGACATTTGTCATgactgtgaaaaatgtattgagtgagtgagtgtggaGAATGAGCCCACTATTCAGAGAAAACCTCTCTTAGACATACAGACAATGGATATGTTGATACGTGATGACATTGCTGATAGTGCAGAGGTAAACTGAGGAGGGGAACTGAAAGATGTAATAAGGACATGACATCTACTTTCTGCATTATCTAATCTTGTCATCAGTGagttttttataattttatgaGGCCACAAATGCTGACCAGATGTTGTCCTTTAATGACAAAAGACAGGGGACACAAAGAGAGAGGTTAGGAAAGTATTACAATACTGTGATATGAATATGAAGTTGTGGTGTAATATCTTGGTGATGGATGGAAATGTTAGCAGGGATTGGGCTAGAAACATAGGGgtcaataaaataacagaaatgcCTTACAGCAGCCCTGCAACAAATATCAATTTAGTGAAGTCTGTAATGTTTTGACAGTGACAAAGGTGTTGCTTCAACTTAATAGTCTGTTATACAGTTAAGTGCCTTTCAGTCAGTGCTGTTGACAATGCACTTGTGACTTCTACTTGACAACTAAACTATTTTTTCCTCCCACCTTATTTTGAAGTGTTTGCAACTTGCACCAATCAAGGAAATAAATTACAAGTAC
This is a stretch of genomic DNA from Thunnus albacares chromosome 6, fThuAlb1.1, whole genome shotgun sequence. It encodes these proteins:
- the LOC122983949 gene encoding extracellular calcium-sensing receptor-like; the encoded protein is MQTMIFAIEEVNRDGKLLPNITLGYKIYDSCSTPHQALKAAMELMGSENSSVAEGEMQGKGSCRGTVPAVIGDGGSTQSLVVARFLGVFHVPQVSYFSSCACLSDKKDFPAFLRTMPSDFFQVDALVQLVKHFGWTWVGVIAGDDAYGRGGANIFADEVRNLGACVALREIIPKNRAQTAISSIVSKIRSSGARVILVFAVEQDAAALFDEALRDGLTGIQWLASEAWSTASVLSTPKKYHRILQGSMGFAIRRAHIPGLQHFLLRLHPSSPDALDDPFLISFWEEVFQCSLGVQDQHQRHNVGGKPPCSGAEEMGSVANIYSDVSQLRISYNVYKAVYAIVNALKAMRSCEKGKGPFPLQACPDADNIQPWQLLHYIKRVKYLNSFGDEIQFDENGDPAAMYDLVNWQLRPNGEIEFVTIGKFDETTTGGKQKLQIQEQNIVWNGNKTNIPLSVCSSICPPGTRKAIRPNFPICCHDCVVCTAGEISNQTDAIDCARCLPEFWSNAERTACVPKQVEFLSFSDTMGITLMAISLIGSFCTCVVVFIFSYHRTTPIVRANNSDLSFLLLFSLTLCFLCSLTFIGQPSEWSCMLRHTAFGITFVLCISCILEKTIVVLMAFKATLPGSKVMRWFGLAQQKAIITFCTLVQVIICIVWLVVAPPTPRQLMPRESAIVILLCDEGSHIAFALVLGYIGLLACLCLLLAFLARKLPDNFNEARLIAFSMLIFCAVWVAFIPAYISSPGKYSTATEVFAILASSYGLLGCIFAPKCYIILLRPEKNTKKHLMSKVATDKF